In the Triticum aestivum cultivar Chinese Spring chromosome 2B, IWGSC CS RefSeq v2.1, whole genome shotgun sequence genome, aaatcatataaaattgttgtaaacatgacatgaatacttcataaattatagatacgttggagccaCATTAGGACCTAATGTATATTAAGTTTATAGTGGAAAAGATAGCAAAAATACACCTTGGGACACGGGTGCAGATGTACCCGAATTgcaagaaagaaataaaaatagtAAAAATGATCAAATATTTGTGAAACTTTTTCGGAATAAGCATTGTCTAGTGTATTACTCATGTGTAAAGTTTTGCAACAGTGACTTTTGTGGTACTCTGAACGAATAAAAACAAAACTGATACTAAATTAAGCTTATTGTTCACACATTTTGTAGTTGCGGTTTTATCTTTATTTTTTAACAATATCACAGAAGTCATTTTGTCCCCTTTAAACGTAAGTGCTATGCTATACTATATTTGTCGCAAAACAGTTTCACATTTTTTGACATTTTTACTCTCTTTTTTAATCGGGTGCGTATAGACTCAGTTCCAAAAATCCGCACCGCAAAGATAGGTATGAGGACCCGATTAATATTTACTTATTTACAAATCGTATCCAGCTAGTAATATTTTAGAGCATCAAATTTTATTGATAGGTTAGGAATTTAGTCTTCACATGGGCAACCCTCAAATATATGGCGACACTTCTTTGGGTCAATCTTCCTAGCTCCGATCCTTCTTAATTTTGACCGTCCAAACAGACTAGATGAAGCTCCGAAATAGAATCCTGCCAGCTCCTCAAGGCAGCAAGATTAGGCTTTCTTGTTATTAGTATGCTACAACAAGATTTGGAGCCAGGTTCTTCTGATCGATTTAAAGGTGCAACAGCCACGCCAGAGGCTTCAAGGTGTTGGTCCTTAGATACACATGCATAAAAACTTCTTGGCTGTCATCAACGGGTCAGCCCGGCTCTGATATGGGGACAACAACAATGCCCAGGCGGCTCATTGTGCCGACAACAATGGTCAATGGTCCAAGAACCTCGATAAATTTTATTATGTTTTGAACTTTTATACTCTctccaatccatattaattgttgTACTAAATCAGCTACAATTAATAACATGGATCAAATAGAGTAATACATTTGAGTCCTtttcaaagaaaagaaaaaccTCAGCACCAAACTAATAACAATATGGGTAACATCACACATATGAAAACAAAATAAGTCTACAAactaataaataaattattgcatgacaCCACAACTGTGTTACTCTCGAttgtaacatagactagtaacatatgcatgttattaGTCTAAGTAACTCCTCACTATGGTAGTCTGAATCTAAGCACTCACAGCCGTCCTATAATAGGAGTAAATAGTACGCAAACCAAGCTTGCAGAACAGCCTGCACCTTAGGAAATAGTATATCCAAGAAAAAAAAGGGGAATTTATCTCCACTCTTTCTGAATTGTCAACAATACATGCAACATAAGTTTGCATCTTCGAAACAAGTCTACCACCACATGCTAGCATACAACATTTATAAGGTGTATCATAACAGCATATCAGTGATCAAACCAAGCATAGCCGCTGTGCCTTCCTTGTGGGTATCAAACCAAGCAGACACCTtcaaatctactccctccgtccggaaaagcttgtctctcaaatgaatgtatctagcatcaagttagtgctagatacattcatttgagagaGAAGCTTGGGACAAGccttttcggacggagggagtacaaggttTTCAACAGTTCACCAGGGTCGATTTCATGGAAGAGAGGAAACATAAGGGGAAGACGAGAGGCGGAGACCATGAAGTGAAACCAAAACTTTCCACTGTGTTCCTTTTCAGCTCTGCCATAGCCTGTCTGCCTGTGTCAGATTCTGCCACCGAGTGTTCGACCCTACCCCATAACACTTTGCCAAGCTCCATCGCAGTCCGCGTCACGCCTCCCCTGCATCTCAAATCTAAATCCAATTCCTGCCACAGCAAAGACTAGGCAAGTCCTCTGAGTCTGGGTTCTAAGGCTCATGGGGACATTGCTACTGCAGAGAGGGACATTGGGCAACACATGCTGCTGCTTGTTGTCCTGAGAGCTGAGATGTACATCTTCCACAAACATGCTTTTCAGGGGTTCTAAGGTCTAATCAGCAGCACACTAGCTACAAAGGTGAGCCGTACAAAACAAACAATGAGTCACCATAGAGTACCAGTAACCAATAGCTGGAACATCATGAGCCCTCAGCTGAAAACACCAGTATGTCAGTCACCATattatcaaacatccagtgacttATTCAGTAGTGAGCAAGTCAGCAACTACCAGAAACACAAATCATAGTCTGACTACAAGAATTCAAAATATGCATTTCATGGTCGAGTTGAGCCAGCAGAAAGCGAGCCATCTCTTAAATGCACTAGGCACAGTTGCAGTTGCTTTTGGACCATTTCAGCAACCATTTGCAGCCTTCCTCGGCTTGTCTCTCCACCTGCTGGCGATCCATTCACCGTCTTCACTGCTTTAACAACACTCTGCTCACACCTCTCCCAATCCTCGTGTTGCAACCAGCAAGACCAACCACCATGGCTGCCATCCATTGCAAGGTATGCGATATGACTAGTATCCCCAAAGGTGTACCTTAATCTCAGAGAAACACAAAATGGTAACCAAGCAGCTCCACCAGATGTCCTCGCATGTGGTGTAAGATTATGGTCAAGCACAAAAGTGAGGGTAAAATCTACTGAATTGTTGGCTCGGTCATGCTGAATATTACTCTTGGATAATAAAGAAGGTTCAGTATAATCATCTGAAACTGATCTTGGATGCTTTTCCAAACAAAGTTCAGCCCGTGCCCGCTCTGCAGCAGCAATGTCCCCATGAGCCTCGGACAAGCTTTTATTCCATGTAATTAGTTTTACAAATTCTTGTATAACTGAAATGGGCAGAGTAAGCAACATGATAAAAGAAGCAATCCTAGAAGCATCATAAGGTTCACAGACAACACATCTGCTGAAGTAATCGCATATCTCATGTATCTCAAATGGTGTTAGCTCTCCCTGAGCACTGCTCTGAGGagcttgctgttgctgttgctgttgctggtgGTGAAACCTCTTCACATTAAGAACTTGAAGGTGCAATTGAACTCGCTGAACACTAACTGCAAAGACATAACCACTGCAAGTAAAACGAGTCAGAATACATTCAGATACAGTATTCCTTCAGGAATCTACATCGATGTTGGTGCATATTGACTGATGTGATAATAAACTAATATAAAATAGATTACGATGAATGCGATTTTGACCCTTGGTATATCCCAGCACTtcttttttcgagaaaacgcaagacctttgcgtttcatttcattgaaaaggtGGGGTGTACAAGTACAATCCTCCTAGGAGGCTGGAATTACATAGCAGGCGCTAGGATCAGTGGACATCCCATGACTGTGGCAGAGACGACCCTGAGTCCTTGGGCCCCTGCTGTGGCCCAGCAGCTGATCTCTGCCTTGATCTTGTCCAGGATCTGTTCAGGAGATGGTCTCGCTTGCTCAAAGACACAATCATTTCTGTGCTTCCAGAGCATCCACGGCACTAGTAGGGCAACGGACTGCAGGGCTTTGCGCAATCCTGGTGGCGTGGCCTCCTTCCCGCGCAGCCACCAGTCCATGAGGTTGGCCTCGTGCTCCGGGACAGGGGCCGGGATGCGCAGCCATGTCAGGGTTGCGTGCCATGTCTGACGGGCAAAGGGGCACGCGAGCAGCAGGTGCTGGATCGTCTCGGGCGCTTGATCGCAAAGGAGGCAGCGGGGGTGGTGTTGTAGCCCTCGACGAGCAAGCCTGTCTGCGGTCCAACACCGGTCTTGGTTAGCCAACCAGTGAAAAAATTTCACCCGCGGTGGCGCCCAGCTCTTCCAAATGAGCTTCCAGGAGTGGCAGGCAGTCGATCCCTGGAAAGTGGCCAAGTAGCATGATTGCGTGGAGTAAGTCCCGTTTGCAGACCATTTCCAGCGCAGCTTGTCCGGCTCGCTGGAGAGTGTAGTGCGCATCACATCCTGCCACGGCAGCAGGTATTGCCCGATCTTGTGGACCCCAAGGGTGCCATGAATGTCGCGCGCCCACGCGCTCCCGGCGAGGCCGGCAGCCACAGTTGTCGACTTGCGGCGTCGCTTGGGGATACACTCATAGAGCAGGGGCGCGATCTCTCGGACGGATTGCCTGTGCAGCCATCGGTCCTCCCAGAAAAGGGCAGTCGAGCCGTCTCCAAGCACCATGGATGTGGACGCGAAGAAAAGGGCTCGCTCATCGGCGGTGAACTGCAGGTCTAGACCCTGCCACATGCGCTCGCTGTCCGTGCGGGCAAACCAGAGCCAGCGCAAGCGCAGCGCCAAGAAGGCGCGCTCCATGTCGCAAACTCCAAGTCCGCCATATTCGACCGGACGGCAAACATGTCGCCAGTTGACGTGGCAGTGCCCCCCGTTTGCAGCCACGCGTCCTGCCCAGAGAAACCCTTGCTGGATCCTTTGGATTTGTCGTAGGGTTTTCTTTGGGGGCGCTAGTGCCAGCATTTGATGGATGGGGATGGCACTTAGCACTGATCTCACCATGGCCAGCCGCCCGGCTCTATTCATCAGCCACGCCTTCCACGCTGGAAGCTGCCCAGCCACCGAGTCGACGAGGGGTTGCAACATGGCAACAGAGGGACGGCGCGTCGTCAGCGGGATGCCGAGATATTTGATAGGAAGGTTCGCAACCGGGCATCCCAGCTGCTCTATCATTGTGGTCTCATCGGTGCCATGAAGGACCGTGGCCGAACTTTTGGCATAGTTCACCTGTAGGCCAGAGGCCATGCCGAACAGGTGGAGTATCCCTTTGACTGCGTCGACATCCCCGGGTGTGGCGTTGCAAAATAGCATCACGTCGTCGGCGTGGAGTGAGATCGCCGGGATGTCGCGCCGAGGGTGCAGCTGTTGCATGATGCCTTCCTGGAGGGCACGCCGCATGAGGCGACCGAGGGTGTCGACGGCGAGCACGAAGAGCTGCGGTGATATAGGGTCTCCTTGGCGCAGTCCACAACGGTGCCAGATCGGCGGGCCGGGTTCCCCGTTGGGCATGACACGAGTGCTGGCCGTGGACAGGAGGATTGCGATTCACTCCCTGAAGCGATCGCCAAATCCGTACTGGCGCAAAACCTCGAAGAGGAAGGGCCAGTATGTTAGTACCTCAAATCTACACCTAACATGTACTTAATCCTACCATTTTGATCTACAACCTAACATgaaaaaaaagggcagcccggtgcatgtagctcccgcttgcgcagggtccggggaagggtccgaccactttgggtctatagtgcgcagcctttccctacatttctgtaagaggctgtttccaggacttgaacccgtgacctcatggtcacaaggcagcagctttaccactgcgccaaggctccccttcatctACAACCTAACATGCAGTAAAAGATTATTTACTTGTATCGTTGCTCTTAGCGAGCAACCGTCCAGACTAGATAAGATCATAAGGTTGCTATTTCATCTTTTGGGTTCAATGTTTGAGATAACATTGCACTGATTATTCAGTTACATACTATTGTTAGGGGTAACATCTCGAAGGACATAAAAGAAAATGTTAGCAAAAACAAGGATGCACACAGATGTTGCCTTGTGACCATGGGTTCGAGTCCTGAAAACACCCTGTTGCAGAAAcatagggaaaggctgcgtacaaaatacccaaagtggtcggacccttccccggaccctgcacaAGCGGAGCCACGTGCACCAGGCTGCCCTCTTTTTTTAGCATCTGGTATATAGTGATAAGAACAAGTTTTCCCTGCATCCTGTTAACCAGATCAAATTTGTTGGGGGGGCGAACTGCCTAATTTATAGGAAAAGCAGAATTGTTTTTGTTCAGAAGAATGGATCGATTCTCCCTCCAAAGTTTATCGCCCAAATCTATGATCTCATCTTTCACCTAAAAATCCCTACTTCAACCCGTCCTCACTCCGTCCCTTCTTTTGTACTCACTCCGTCCTCagtacaattttgtactaaagttagtacagagttgagacacttattttggaacggagtacAATACATATGAACAAGAAAAACTAAACATTAAAAATAGGACAAGATTAATGTAAAGAATGATAAGAAAATTTTGCACAACTCTTGGAACTTTCCATGTGCAATTGTGTTCTAATAACACACATCTAGTCATCCAATTGCATCATATTAGGCCATTAACATATCAGAAAAGCTGGGGATATTTTGGCTTTCTGTAAAGTATAAAAAGTTGGGGATATCTTGGCTTTCTTGTAGATACCATGCTAATATATGAATAAATTGCATCTTACCCCACAAAGAAGCGCAACGCTGGCTGTTCTTGATCCAAATTCAGAAGTGCACCTTCATTATCTTTCAAAACTGACCCCAATATATCTTTCAGAATATCACGCAATTGTGCAAACAACCATAGAACTCCAAGGTACTTGAGAATGCCTCGCAACACCTTCTTAAGAGCAGCATGAGGGACccagccaccaccatagccaccATCATCTCCAAGCCCGATAAAAGCTGTGTTCAATTCTCCTTTCATATGCACAGGAAGGTTAGTGTCAGGAGAAAGGTGTGCAGGAGCTCCGTCTCCTGAAGGTAGTGTGGCATTGCCTGCTCTACTCACACTAGCTGCTATCTGACAACCAACACCTGAAGTTAGCTTAATTTCCCCAGGAGCACCACCACTCAAGCGATTCGTAGTAGTAACTGCCTGTTGACTTCCAGATGAAGTATTGGCACTAGTATGTCTAGCATTCAGAAAGCTCGGCTCAAGAGTATTTAGACCCTGAGCAACAAGTTCCATTATGAATGGTCGAAATTGTGGACAAGGTAAAGATCCACCAATTGAAGGTCCGCCTTTTGGAGGGGTTGCTGGCTGCAGCCAGACCTGATCCCCAGCAAAGCAGCGCATGTCAACAGAGAACTTATTGCGATATATAATGCGTATCCAGTACGGCCCACGGAGCACAGCAGAAACATCAAAAGGCATCAAAGAACTAGGAACTAGTCCATGCCCTGTCCGGCCTACGGCAGAGAGCATAGAGGAAGTCTGAGCATCATGACTGTTTATATGCACAGTAGTTGATGATGAACCATTTGCCAAAAGAACATTGTTTTGCTTTTGTGCAGAACCGCAAACAGCAGGGACAGCAGGCATCTTTGCAGGACGAATTGCACCACCAAGGGAAAGTAAAGGACCTGCTGTCAGTCTGATGCAATCCAAAAATGATGCTACCTCATTGCAATTCACAAAATCCTCCAAAAACTGCATTATGGGAACGTGATTAAACAAAAGATTGACAATATCTCGTGCAAATTTCGTATAGAAGTATGCCAAGTCTTGTTCAGAGTTTAGAATGCCTAAGTAGAAAATTCAAAAGTCTGGCGCCACACATAGATTGGCAGAACTCTTTGCACTTTCTTGGTAAAAAAAAAGAATCATGCAAATAATGATATTCTGTGGTCACATTTTGGTCAAACTGAGCTTAAAATCGACCAGTGCTGCATTTCAATTTTGTTCATGAACCAAATGCTGGCCAACTACAGACAAGGAAACCAAATTTAAACCACCAGTATTTAACAACTTCAAGTTACAAATAAAACATGCCATGGTAACTGCTAGCACTCCAAACATAAAAAATATGCACTTTGATCAACAGTTTCCATGTAAGACTAAcaaaagtactacctccgtctcaaaatataagacatttttgcagttcaatttgaactgcaaaaacgtcttatattttgagacgCTGCAAAACGCcttatattttgagacagaggtAGTACAAAACAACATCATATCTGAACAAAAACAGTATCTAAACTTTTAAAGAAGTCGAATAGTTCAGTTGGATGCAAGTGACTATAAAGTgggcagcccggtgcacgtagcCCCCACTTGCGCAGGGTCGGGGAAGGGTCAAGTGACTATAAAGTGGATTGAGAACAAATGTAGTTTAATCACTGAGATGGCTGCAGTTAAAAAAGGAAAGCATGCACAACTGCACACCGTACTGATACCTATTATACCAACCTCACTGAGATCTGTATCAATATCCAATCTAGTAAATGAGGTGATACATTTTCAAATATAAAACTTCAGTCAACATGTTACCCCAAATGAAGCATAATCACAAGTCAGCCAAACATGCAGTAATGTAATGCACAGTTGCATATATTGTGATGCAGTACGCTTGTATCTAAAAACCATACCTTTGTATGTGGCCAAAGATGATCTGGTGAAATACGCATTGTGCAACCAACCTTACCGGCCTCCCACTCGACAACAAAGTGAACCATGGGCATGGCATTGGCACCATAACTGAACCACAAGTTCATCAAACCAACAGCGTTAATTCGGAAATTTTTAGCCATCTGGTCCGATAACCTGTTCCTGAAACCTTTTCTTGCATGTAACTTTGCCTTTGTAGCTAACTGATTCTCAACTAATTTCTCATCTACTTTAACACGAACCAACCTCCGCATTCCACAAGCAAATACACGAGCATTTGAAAGTCGCCGTAATTCTGAGACAAGCCGCTGTATACTATCAGCCTCAACAGAGTTGTAAGTCAAAGTGATCCCATCATAGTCAAAAGAGATGTGTGAATCCATCTCAGAAGTGTTTGCAATGCGAACACGAGAACCCCATTCTGTAGTATTGCTGCCTCCATGAAGTTCCCACAGTGCACCATAATATGGATCGTTGATCCTAACACCCCATGACATGCTTCCAGCTTCACCGAGACGTAAGCATGTGTGTTTCCAAGAACCATCTTGAGCAAAAGGTAGCCGTAACCAAAGATTAGAGGAGGGTGTCCCCAGACCAACTTCTTCTACATATGGAATGTTAAGAGAATTCATCTGGGTAGTCAGTTGAGCATATTTGATACGAAGCGAACAATGCTTTATGACTTGAAGAAGCACAGAAGCATATATATTTTCTGTAATACAACAATTTCCTTCTCTCAGTATAGTTCCATAGGTGAGGGTTGTTCGAGATTGCACACTGCTTGCAACTTCTGGCAGTTTTCTTCTCTTTCTTGGCCCACCACTGATTATTGATCGCTGTAATGATGGGATGTTCAACAAGAACTCTGAAAGATATCTCTTTCCAGATGGAACTTCAGAGCGTAAAGTGGAGATATTCTCAAAACCTGACAATTTCCAAATAAAAGCATAACATTAAGAAGAAAACCTCTTTATTTTACATAAAAAGCTATTTGAATATCAGAGACTAAAAATTCTAATTTTGGTTAATGTGCACAGTACTATAGTTTGGATTATTTGAGAAATCAAGGCAAGGAGATTTATTTCCATCCACAATAACATGATTTCTCGAGATCTAAATGAGCTCAAGTCATGACCGAATTAACAAGCTGATAGCTTGGATGGATGATCACCTGCAGGGACCAAACCGGAGGTCTCTGTACTATATGCAGACTTCGAATTACTCAGCAGATAACTGTCCAAAGTGACACCAGAAGCGACTTTTGCTGTGTCAATGTTAGAGTGTAGTAAGTCATCATCCAGTTCAGGTGGGCCAGCTCTACTGCTAACCCCCTGACGGCCAACTTTTTGAGAACTCAAATGAGTTGAGGGCGAACTATAAGACAGCCAATTTTCCTTACTTGGAGAATCTTGCTCATATCCTAATACTGTGTTAACAACAGAAGAAAATGAAGGCTTTAGAAGAAGAGACTCATCAATTTCACTATGCCTGGGAGACCCATCTTCCATGCTTTGTAGCACCTGCAATTTCTCTACATCGAGAAGATTTGCAATGCATTCATCTTCACCTAGTTGCATCTGGCCAATGTCAATTCTGTTAAACCTTACAACTTCTTTAGCATCAGTGGTTGTATCAATATTAGACCTGTCTTCTCCGTCAGTATGCACCTCAAGCAAATAAAAAACCGGCATGAGGTTGTCATCAAGTTGCATCAGAAGATAATAGGCATTTGTACGCCAAGGAAATCCCATAACCATAAAATCTGAACCATACAGTATGGATTTTGGTATCTTCAGAGTAATCTGACACTCAGAGTAAACCTGGAACAACCACCAGACAAATAAATTTAGTATAATAAGTTTTAAGATAGTACTATATGAACGAAAACAATCAAATATAGAAACGACGTTTCACTATGAGTATACACATAAAAGGCTAATAGTTCTAAAATGTTTGGGGCCCTGACAGATATAAAGCTGAGGCTTTTCCCTGTGGTCCAGTTGGTGCTAGTAATTAAAACTCAAATGCATAGTACAAGGACATATATCACTAGAATAACGTGGGTAATACCAAGAAAACATCTTCTCTTCACATGCAACATGTTCCCTTACGCATGGAACTTTGAGCAAAATGGCTCATAAGCGTGAACTTTATAGCTTAATTTAAGTTGACACATTGCATTTAGACCAGGTATATATTAACCTCAGTTGCAGCTTGCACCAAGTTTTTGAATTCTAAAAACTTTGGACAAGTGAGTTCAAACAAATAGTACGGTTCAGTTCAGGCAAGAAATAACCGGACCAACCGAGTAGGTCAGGCCTTGTGTCAGGTGATAAATCCATACCACTTCACTCCACTCTTCCACCTCACTCCTGACTAATGATTTGGTTACGTGATTACATAATAAAGATACTTTGGTTACAGATGTTTCTGTGTGTGGATTGGCAACTCCTCGGCGTCGATACTTCATTGGCAAAAAGGTTCAACAAGAAAAATAGTATTGGTGAGGCGGCCACGGCCAGACTCCCCGGTGACAAGGCACAACCAGACTCAGCTTGGAGACAGATAAAATGGAATGGCAGTGATGTTTCCCTCCTGTCGATGGTGACAGAGAAGGGCTCAAGACGATGTTGTGAGCTCGGGTGTTGCAGAATCAAGACATAAGTGTGATGTCAGTGTAATTGGGCTCCAGATGTCAACATTAAGGATCCTGGACGTGCCAAACAGGGAAGCCAAGGGTACCAAAGATCAGCCATGTTCGTATGTGGTCTCAGCACACTGCCGACGTAGATGGTTCTTCAACAGAAAACAAAAACGAACTTCTGTTGAAAGAATGAGTGGTTAGGAGGAGGGTGCTAGGATGGTGTAGAACCCTTTAGTTCAAGAATGGCTCGCCGGAGACGAAGAATTACAACAGAGCTGTTAGGGAAGAAGACGGCAGCTCAGGTCCTCAGAGCTTTTGAGTGGCACCAAGAAACAGGGATGGCAGATATCTCTCCAGATGTAGTCCAAATCGTGGCCAATGGGGCAGCATCACCATAACCCATGTCAGATCCTAGAACAATTAGACATGTATTTGTGGAAGAAATTGGGAATTGACAGAGTATATGCTAGTATAGAGACCAAACAGAGGGCCGATTTATCTATTATAGCTAGATGTATCAGAGTTTAGTCATTCAGGCAAACTGGGAATTCAACGATAGCCACACCCCGGAGGCTTATATAGGCTTCAGTTTACACCTGCCACTGCGGTAAAAGTGAAAGAGGTAAACAGTCCTTGCAGTCGATGAGTGTGTGGGCCCTGGACTCGTTCTTTCACTCTGCACAGGGTCGAGTGACAAATCCTTGCAAGGAGCGAGATGGAACATTGGATCAAGCCGAAGAGTTTTCAGATAAGTTAGAAATGTAACAGTTAACTCAAGAAGCGTTGTAGTAGGGTGCTAACAACCCAATACCACCATCCAAGCCCTTGTAGATCTGGGGAGAGTGGCTGACACCCTAGCTTCTTCAGTTTTTCTGAGATGGtgaaaagcagaagcaaaggaagTCGTCGATGACCGAGTGGGGGGGTGTGGGCCCTGGACTCGTTCTTTCACTCTGCACACAGTCACAAAGCCATTGTGCCTCACTCTTCAGTGGCCACAAGCAGAGGGATTGCTTAAGTCGATCTGGTGTTGCTAGACCATGCAGTGCAGAGGGTGAGGACgaggagaggaggggaaggggcTAGCGCAAGGGGTGTTGGCGTGGCAACTGACTGTGGGCCTAAGTCAGTGAACCAGACCAATTTTATTATACCTGGTCCAAGTTGTGACATTGGCCCACCTGAACTTACGTGGCAGATTCTCTAAAACTTGGTGCCAGCTGTAACTGGTGTCAAATTACTTTGCAGTTACTCCTTTGATCTACATTATGACAGTTCACATTATTCAGATTGGCTTCATACCAAGCACAGGTTActgttttttttacatgaaaatggtTAATGCAAGACCAAGTATGATCAATTAATTGCATGAGAATTCTTTTATTGGCTATTGTAGTTACCAAGCAAATAATTGTTCAACCAAGTAAGGTTTTGGTTTTAGGTTCATCATGAACAAGACGACGTATTGCTGTTTCATGTCGTAGTATATCTAACCTCCTAGATTTTTTCAGTATTCAATGAGATCTTTGCAAGAAATAAATTCAAGAGCTGATTGCAACACAACAGAAGATAAAGATAGCAAGTTGAGCAAATTGATAACCTTCAGGCCCAAAAACCTTCCTGTCGCAGCAAACAAGTGAAGGATGCTTCTGGTCTTTAAGCTCACGAAGACCTCAGTGGGTGTTATGCTCTGTTTATTAAGGGCTTCTTCAGAGTCTAATACTGCAGAAGGTGGTAATATATTTTTTGGTGATTGCAGGAGGAAGCCACCACTCCTATTGTAGAAAAAAATAAGGTATAAATTTAGGAAGTAAAGGGGACTGAGCTGGAAAAAATAAGGCTTAGAAGTTAGAATAGAAATAACTCACAATAATACACTCTTGATTTTTATTGGAATCTATATTGTGGAACATGCAGGAAGATAGgccttttaccatgaattaaaaggatcactccctccatccaaaaataTTAGGCCCGCACGCTTTCCAATATTTGTTTAGCAATGTGTGGattacatgagaaaaaaattgataCCATCGGGCTCTTATTAGGA is a window encoding:
- the LOC123044895 gene encoding mediator of RNA polymerase II transcription subunit 14 isoform X1, whose amino-acid sequence is MAGELGQQTVELGTVARQAAEESYLALRELVEKSRAGAEGEAAQQRSDTEKKIDLLKFIDRTRQRMLRLHVLAKWCQQVPLLHYCQQLASTLSSHETCFTQTGDSLFFMHEGLQQARAPIFDVSSAIEVIHTGSYRRLPKSVEEIGTQNTLFQDERRPTLKKLSTLVRAKLLETLVPKEMSEVSVTDGIANVQVDGEFKVLLTLGYRGHFSLWRILHIELLVGEKTGPIKLEETRRYVLGDDIERRMAVADNPLTILYTILHELCISFVMDTVIRQTNVLRQGRWKEAIKSELVSDSHRSAGQGGNNAPTQLGQDGELDSSGFRIPGLKVNYWLDERNSGSAESDSSPFIKVEALQDMQIKCQHSSFVLDPLTDKEADLSLDLSCIDVEAIILKAIACNRHTRLLEIQRELKKNTRISRSPTDVVLKRKEDHMDVLQKRVDRRGFENCCTNEVLQVRAYGKSYIHLGINIRSGGFLLQSPKNILPPSAVLDSEEALNKQSITPTEVFVSLKTRSILHLFAATGRFLGLKVYSECQITLKIPKSILYGSDFMVMGFPWRTNAYYLLMQLDDNLMPVFYLLEVHTDGEDRSNIDTTTDAKEVVRFNRIDIGQMQLGEDECIANLLDVEKLQVLQSMEDGSPRHSEIDESLLLKPSFSSVVNTVLGYEQDSPSKENWLSYSSPSTHLSSQKVGRQGVSSRAGPPELDDDLLHSNIDTAKVASGVTLDSYLLSNSKSAYSTETSGLVPAGFENISTLRSEVPSGKRYLSEFLLNIPSLQRSIISGGPRKRRKLPEVASSVQSRTTLTYGTILREGNCCITENIYASVLLQVIKHCSLRIKYAQLTTQMNSLNIPYVEEVGLGTPSSNLWLRLPFAQDGSWKHTCLRLGEAGSMSWGVRINDPYYGALWELHGGSNTTEWGSRVRIANTSEMDSHISFDYDGITLTYNSVEADSIQRLVSELRRLSNARVFACGMRRLVRVKVDEKLVENQLATKAKLHARKGFRNRLSDQMAKNFRINAVGLMNLWFSYGANAMPMVHFVVEWEAGKVGCTMRISPDHLWPHTKFLEDFVNCNEVASFLDCIRLTAGPLLSLGGAIRPAKMPAVPAVCGSAQKQNNVLLANGSSSTTVHINSHDAQTSSMLSAVGRTGHGLVPSSLMPFDVSAVLRGPYWIRIIYRNKFSVDMRCFAGDQVWLQPATPPKGGPSIGGSLPCPQFRPFIMELVAQGLNTLEPSFLNARHTSANTSSGSQQAVTTTNRLSGGAPGEIKLTSGVGCQIAASVSRAGNATLPSGDGAPAHLSPDTNLPVHMKGELNTAFIGLGDDGGYGGGWVPHAALKKVLRGILKYLGVLWLFAQLRDILKDILGSVLKDNEGALLNLDQEQPALRFFVGGYVFAVSVQRVQLHLQVLNVKRFHHQQQQQQQQAPQSSAQGELTPFEIHEICDYFSRCVVCEPYDASRIASFIMLLTLPISVIQEFVKLITWNKSLSEAHGDIAAAERARAELCLEKHPRSVSDDYTEPSLLSKSNIQHDRANNSVDFTLTFVLDHNLTPHARTSGGAAWLPFCVSLRLRYTFGDTSHIAYLAMDGSHGGWSCWLQHEDWERCEQSVVKAVKTVNGSPAGGETSRGRLQMVAEMVQKQLQLCLVHLRDGSLSAGSTRP